The following coding sequences are from one bacterium window:
- the rpsK gene encoding 30S ribosomal protein S11 has translation MGKKRIATKGDSESGQVKSSGKSTRKRSESGILYVQSTYNNTLLLLTDPKGNALAASSSGALGFKGAKKGTPFAAAKVGEVLAEKANAVGMKEVAVIVKGVGSGRESSIRSFASKGFTLTSIKDATPVPFNGPKPPKPRRV, from the coding sequence ATGGGTAAAAAAAGAATTGCGACAAAAGGGGATAGTGAATCCGGACAAGTGAAATCATCCGGAAAATCAACAAGAAAACGCTCGGAAAGCGGTATTTTATACGTGCAATCAACATACAACAACACTCTTCTTCTTTTAACCGACCCCAAGGGCAATGCTTTGGCCGCTTCTTCAAGTGGCGCCTTGGGCTTTAAAGGCGCGAAAAAAGGTACTCCTTTTGCGGCCGCTAAGGTCGGCGAAGTTCTTGCCGAAAAAGCCAATGCGGTCGGCATGAAGGAGGTGGCGGTTATCGTAAAAGGTGTCGGTTCGGGCAGAGAGTCATCCATAAGAAGCTTTGCTTCCAAAGGATTCACCCTAACCTCAATAAAAGACGCGACTCCCGTGCCTTTTAATGGACCTAAACCGCCGAAGCCCCGAAGAGTCTAA
- the rpsD gene encoding 30S ribosomal protein S4 has product MQIKSKYKIARRLGSFIFDKTQTSKFALRSERKGRKASRPRPKSDFGIQVLEKQRARFLYGVGERQFAKYVHFVLAKSGQNQDELLYDKLERRLDNVIYRLGFAPTRQASRQMVNHGHITVGGKKVTIPSYEVSVGDVLSIKEGSRKKPLFDGLDERLKEAPATPAWIGLDIGKKEAKIQGRPKLVPSEFPVDLSMILEFYKR; this is encoded by the coding sequence ATGCAAATCAAATCAAAATATAAAATAGCGCGTCGTCTCGGTTCTTTCATTTTTGATAAGACGCAGACCTCTAAATTCGCCTTGCGAAGCGAGCGCAAGGGAAGGAAAGCATCGAGACCCAGACCGAAAAGCGATTTCGGAATTCAGGTTCTTGAGAAACAGCGAGCGCGTTTTCTATACGGAGTAGGTGAGCGACAGTTTGCAAAATACGTCCATTTCGTGCTTGCAAAAAGCGGCCAGAATCAGGACGAGCTTTTGTACGACAAATTGGAAAGACGTCTTGATAACGTAATATATCGTTTAGGATTTGCTCCCACCAGACAAGCGTCAAGACAAATGGTAAACCATGGGCATATTACGGTCGGAGGCAAAAAAGTAACAATCCCTTCTTACGAGGTTTCGGTGGGTGATGTTTTGTCTATAAAAGAGGGAAGCAGGAAAAAGCCGCTTTTTGATGGTTTAGATGAACGCCTGAAGGAGGCGCCGGCTACTCCCGCATGGATCGGATTGGATATTGGCAAAAAGGAAGCGAAAATTCAAGGTAGGCCAAAGCTCGTACCGTCCGAATTTCCCGTTGATTTATCCATGATTTTGGAATTTTACAAGAGGTAA
- a CDS encoding DNA-directed RNA polymerase subunit alpha, which translates to MHEQKIALPSKPKIVKEEEFKGTYEIDGLYPGYGHTLGNSLRRIVLSSLPGAAITNIKIEGAEHEFSTLSGIKEDVITIILNLKKVRILLLTDEPQTLSLKIKGTKEVTAGDIEVPGQAKILNPEMHIASLTDKSASLEIEMTVEKGLGYVAKELIQRERVPIGSITLDAIFTPIRRVNYEVENMRVGNRTDFNRLKFFIETDGTITPKEALEKSINIMIAQLKAIVGFVEEKEEPAVEKEEKDTPEDGESDKKEIDPDILKTRIETVGFSQRTANALSNANIRTVGGLARKKEEDILDIDGLGSKGVQEIKKKLQEYGITLK; encoded by the coding sequence ATGCATGAACAAAAAATAGCTCTTCCTTCCAAGCCGAAAATAGTAAAGGAAGAAGAATTCAAGGGAACATATGAAATAGACGGTCTTTATCCGGGGTATGGGCATACCCTTGGTAATTCTTTGAGAAGAATAGTACTGTCTTCACTTCCGGGCGCGGCTATTACAAATATAAAAATAGAAGGAGCCGAACACGAGTTTTCAACACTGTCCGGAATAAAGGAAGACGTAATAACAATTATTCTGAATCTGAAAAAGGTCAGGATTCTTCTTTTGACAGACGAACCGCAAACTCTTTCTTTGAAAATCAAAGGGACGAAGGAAGTTACAGCCGGCGACATAGAGGTGCCCGGCCAAGCAAAGATTTTAAATCCGGAAATGCACATTGCCTCTTTGACTGACAAGTCCGCTTCTTTGGAAATTGAAATGACAGTGGAAAAAGGTCTTGGATATGTTGCCAAAGAGCTCATACAAAGGGAAAGAGTTCCTATTGGCTCTATCACGCTGGATGCCATTTTCACGCCGATACGCAGAGTCAACTATGAAGTTGAAAACATGCGCGTGGGAAACAGAACTGATTTTAACCGTTTGAAGTTTTTTATTGAAACAGATGGCACCATAACGCCAAAGGAGGCCCTGGAAAAGTCCATAAACATAATGATCGCCCAGCTCAAAGCAATCGTTGGTTTTGTAGAGGAAAAAGAGGAACCGGCTGTAGAAAAAGAGGAAAAAGACACACCGGAGGACGGCGAGAGTGACAAAAAAGAGATTGACCCGGATATATTAAAGACAAGAATTGAAACAGTGGGATTCTCACAGAGAACCGCAAACGCCCTGTCAAACGCCAACATAAGAACAGTCGGGGGTCTCGCCAGGAAAAAAGAAGAGGACATTTTGGATATTGACGGACTTGGCAGTAAAGGTGTTCAGGAAATAAAGAAGAAACTGCAGGAATATGGGATAACACTGAAGTAG
- the rplQ gene encoding 50S ribosomal protein L17 codes for MRHSNQNRKFGREEGQRKALLKSLIANLIRDEKITTTEAKAKEMRSFVEKLVTRAKVDSLASRRLLKGRLGTDFSVSRLINEIAPKYKTRAGGYTRIVKLPTRKSDGARMAIIEFV; via the coding sequence ATGCGACATTCAAACCAAAACAGAAAATTCGGCCGAGAAGAGGGACAAAGAAAGGCCCTTTTAAAGTCGCTTATAGCGAACTTAATCCGTGATGAAAAAATAACGACTACTGAAGCCAAAGCAAAGGAAATGCGGTCTTTTGTTGAGAAGTTGGTTACCAGAGCCAAAGTTGATTCTTTGGCTTCACGACGTTTGCTGAAGGGACGTTTAGGAACGGACTTTTCAGTCAGCCGATTGATTAATGAAATAGCGCCTAAATACAAGACAAGAGCCGGCGGTTACACGAGAATAGTCAAATTGCCGACAAGAAAAAGCGACGGAGCAAGAATGGCCATAATAGAATTTGTTTAA
- the rplM gene encoding 50S ribosomal protein L13, giving the protein MKHTIDAQDKKIGRVASEAASILMGKNSPSFRKNISGESEVLILNASKADVTLKRKKETEYVRYSGYPGGLKIENMSSYMKRHGFAGVIRKAVQGMMPKNKLHKGRMKRLVINE; this is encoded by the coding sequence ATGAAACACACAATTGACGCACAAGACAAAAAAATAGGCAGGGTCGCGAGCGAGGCGGCCTCCATACTTATGGGAAAAAATTCTCCGTCTTTCAGGAAAAATATTTCGGGAGAAAGCGAAGTTCTCATACTGAACGCTTCAAAAGCCGACGTTACTTTAAAAAGAAAAAAAGAAACCGAATATGTGAGATATAGCGGATATCCGGGCGGACTCAAAATTGAAAACATGAGTTCATACATGAAAAGGCACGGCTTTGCCGGTGTGATAAGAAAAGCTGTACAGGGGATGATGCCTAAAAATAAACTGCATAAAGGGAGAATGAAACGACTTGTAATTAATGAATAA